The following is a genomic window from Solanum lycopersicum chromosome 6, SLM_r2.1.
atagaaaatccgattaaaatatcataaattaagcTTACGCATCTCTTCTTACTGTCAATCAGTCAGTCGCAAATCCTAAAAGAATCAACAaacttaaaattcaaatttcttctCCATCAAAACACAATGACATATGGAATGGGGTGGGTTGGGAACAGGAAGCCTACTGTGGATTGACTCGTAAAAATAGAGAGCCTATATGGATCCTATGAGTGTCAAAAAGAACCCGCATGATACTTGTTTCTTTATCTAACTCCCCATTATTGTTATCATTTCTCACTTTTTTATTGGGATCTGAGTTGTTTCCTCGCCAATTTCGAATACCTTGATTATATGGAGCCCTTGTTCATTGAAGAACCTTTTTTTTGTACAACATGAACATGTTAATCTTGATGAGACATTTCAGAATCTGAAAAAGTGAGCTGACGTATGAATGATACAAAAGTGATGAAATCGTTGTTGATCAAAATAAAATCTCGAATCATCCGTTGCAAATGAATTAGAGATTGATACAATCGACAAAAAGGCTAAAGAGATGCATAGTTTTGATGGATCATTCATACAGTTTATAATGTTACTTaatcattttttgaattatgttttcGAGATGGATAGATAAatcaatacattattatttatatatcttgTTTAAATTGATAAGTATTGTACTTCTGTTAAGTTTGACAAGATTCAAAATGGATTAATGAGAAGATATTGTAGTTAGGAGGATAATTCTTCATTGGTAGAAAAGTCAAGATAACACCTTTTGTAGGTGAACCATAAATTGATTTCACAAGGTAAATGTTGACATTTTGACATATTgtgatgtcatggatgacatcaataTGAAGAATTTACTCTTATAAATAGGTAGCTCCTAATTCATTTGTAACACACCTCTAACATGTCTTCTCATCTCATAAGacatttgttcttctttctctcttgtaCTATTTCACTTGTACTCTTTtggagtgaaataaatattgattgGTTGTGTCCGAGGAGTaggcaaaagaaaacaaaagtttgCCGAACCTCGTTAATTCCTGGTGTTCTTTTTGTTATTGTctcatttactatttattagctACCTTTAGATATAGTAGTCGTGATTCCATCACTCTCTATATATTCAGCTTCCgcaacaattggtatcagagccaaggtATTATAtgagtatgctctgtggttgcagcaTAGTCTAaacttccacatcagaaaaTGATTTACTTTGGTCTTTACATTGTTAGCTAGTAAATAGTATTTGTAGTAAAATGGACAAGAAAAATGATGAGTCCACATCAAGTGTCAATAATTCGTCATCATTGACATCATCGCTTATGACAAGAATTGTGTCAAATGCGAAATTTGCAGTTGAAATTTTTGACGGGTCAGGACATTTGGAAATGTGGCAAGGCGAGGTCCTCgatgttctttttcaacaagGGCTAGATATTGCCATTGAAAAAAAGAAACCAGACGGTGTAGGAGAAGAAGATTGGAAGATTATCAACCGAGTTGCTTGCAGTACCATTCGATCTTACCTTGCAAGAAAACAAAAGGATCCATACACGAAGGAAACATctgcaaataaattatgaaattcatTGGAGGAgaaattcttgaagaaaaaacagtaaaaataaactttacatGAAAAGAAGATTGTTACGCTTCACTTGTATTCCTGGCGGCACAATGAATGATCATATCACCAACTTTAATAAGTTGGCGACATATTTGTGAAATATGGACGTGACTTTTACGGATGGAGATATGACCTTAATGTTGTTAAGTTCACTTCTCGATGAGTTCGAGCATCTTGAAACGACTCTACTGCATGGAAATGATGAAGTATCTCTCAAAGAAGTTTGTTCTGCCTTGTACAGTtatgaacaaagaaagaaaaacaaaaaggcGGAGAAGCAGAAACACTAGTTGCGAGAGGTCGTTCTCAAAATCTTATGAGAACGAAGAAAGGGAGATCCAAGTCAAGATCGAGACTTAGTAAAGATGAATGTGCCTTTTGCCGAGAAAAAGATCATTGAAAGAAAGACTGCCCAAAGTTGAATGGCAAAGCCAAACCAAATAATGGGAAGGTTGTCTTGGATTCAAATGTGACTGATTGTGATGATTCCGATTACTCGCTAGTTACAACTAATCCTTCCAAATCATCTGATGTATGTTTGATGGATTCAGCTTGTAGTTATCATATGTGTCCCAATCGGGACTGGTTTATTGATTTACAAGAAGGAAAATATGGAGTTATTCACACTGCAAACAATAATCCTCTTACCGCATATGGTGTTGGTTCAATCCGATTAAGGAACCATGATGGATTAAGTAGAACATTAATAAATGTTCGATATGTaccaaatttaaagaaaaatctcatttttgtaGGAGCCTTAGAATCAAAGGGGTTCAAAGTCATTGCAGATAATGGCGTGATGAGAATTGCTCTAATGCACTGGTGGTAATGAAGACAATTCAAAGAAATAATAACATGTACCACTATCAAGGTAGTACAATTATTGGGACAGCGACAACAACATCCAATGACGAGAAGGAGGCAGAAATGACCAAACTGTGGCATATGCGCTTGGGGCATGCTGGGCAGGATTTATTTTTGCATTTGCCACCATTGTCTGTGTGAAGACACTTGATCTTTCTGCCACTTTGAGTTTCTATCGTCGCCTTCCATTTGAGAAAAATTCCTAATATTTCATCTTTTGTTTTCATCGTATACATCCACAATCTTCGAGAAAAGTCATCAACAAAGGTTACAAAATAGTGTTTCCCACCTAATGAAGGCGTTTTGGAAGCACCCCAAACATCCGAATAAACATAATCCAAAATACCTTTAGTATTCTGGATAGTTGTTCCAAATTTAACCCTTGTTTGCTTTCCCTTGATACAATGctcacaaaatttcaagttgTAAATTTTTACTCCTTTTAGCAATCCTTGATCTGATAAGGTTTTCAAGAATTTCCCTCCAGCATGCCCCAAGCACATATGCCACAGTTTGGTCATTTCTGCCTCTTTCTCGTCATTGGATGTTGTTGTCGCTGTTCCAATAACTGTACTACCTTGATAGTGGTACATGTTATTATTTCTTCGAATTGCCTTCATTACCACCAGTGCATTAGAGCAATTCTCATCACGCCATTATCTGCAATGACTTTGAACCCCTTTGATTCTAAGGCTCCTACAGAAATgagatttttcttcaaatttggtACATATCGAACATCTATTAATGTTCTACTTAATCCATCATGGTTCCTTAATCGGATTGAACCAACACCATATGCGGTAAGAGGATTATTGTTTGCAGTGTGAATAACTCCATATTTTCCTTCTTGTAAATCAATAAACCAGTCCCGATTGGGACACATATGATAACTACAAGCTGAATCCATCAACCATACATCAGATGATCTGGAAGGATTAGTTGTAACTAGCGAGTAATCGGAATCATCACAATCAGCCACATTTGAATCCAAGACAACCTTCCCATTATTTGGTTTGGCTTTGCCATTCAACTTTGGGCAGTCTTTCTTTCAATGATCTTTTTCTCGGCAAAAGGCACATTCATCtttactaagtctcaatcttgACTTGGATCTCCCTTTCTTCGTTTTCATAAGATTTTGAGAACGACCTCTCGCAACTAGTGTTTCTGCTTCTCCgcctttttgtttttctttctttctttgttcataACTGTATAAGGCAGAACAAACTTCTTTGAGAGATACTTCATCATTTCCATGCAGTAGAGTCGTTTCAAGATGCTCGAACTCATCGAGAAGTGAACTTAACAACATTAAGGTCATATCTCCATCCGTAAAAGTCACGTCCATATTTCACAAATATGTCGCCAACTTATTAAAGTTGGTGATATGATCATTCATTGTGCCGCCAGGAATACAAGTGAAGCGTAACAATCTTCTTttcatgtaaattttatttttactgttttttcttcaagaatttcTCCTCCAatgaatttcataatttatttgcagATGTTTCCTTCGTGTATGGATCCTTTTGTTTTCTTGCAAGGTAAGATCGAATGGTACTGCAAGCAACTCGGTTGATAATCTTCCAATCTTCTTCTCCTACACCGTCTGGTTTCTTTTTTTCAATGGCAATATCTAGCCcttgttgaaaaagaacatcGAGGACCTCGCCTTGCCACATTTCCAAATGTCCTGACCCGTCAAAAATTTCAACTGCAAATTTCGCATTTGACACAATTCTTGTCATAAGCGATGATGTCAATGATGACGAATTATTGACACTTGATGTGGACTCATCATTTTTCTTGTCCATTTTACTACAAATACTATTTACTAGCTAACAATGTAAAGACCAAAGTAAATCAttttctgatgtggaagttTAGACTAtgctgcaaccacagagcatactcagataataccttggctctgataccaattgttgcGGAAGCTGAATATATAGAGAGTGATGGAATCACGACTACTATATCTAAAGGTagctaataaatagtaaatgagacaacaacaaaaagaacacCAGGAATTAACGAGGTTCGGtaaacttttgttttcttttgcctACTCCTCGGATACAACcaatcaatatttatttcactgcAAAAGAGTACAAGTGAAATAGTacaagagagaaaaaagaacaaatgCCTTATGAGATGAGAAGGCATGTTAGAGGTGTGTTACAAATGAATTAGGAGCTACCTATTTATAAGAGTAAATTCTTCAtattgatgtcatccatgacatcacAATATGTTAAAATGTCAACATTTACCTTGTGAAATCAATTTATGGTTCACCAAAAATTCACCTACAAAGGGTGTTATCTTGACTTTTCTACCAATGAAAAATTATCCTCCTAACTACCATATCTTCTCACTAATCcatttttgaatcttgtcaaatttaacaaattcaatatgtttttaccTAATATACACTCAATTTATTATAGAgttaatgtttttgaaaaaaagtagaacctttaattgatttttaaattctataaattaataGGGGTAAAGTGTTAAACTCACtatatctattattattttCGTAGGGACCAAGGAAACTAGTTATTCCAAGATTAACTTAGTTATtatgggataacttatcccaccaTATATATGGGAGAACTCGTCCCATCACTATGTTATAAATAGTAGAGTAAGTTATCCCAACCATCTCAACCAAACAAGACATCTAAATTTTATCCCAAGACTATTTTCTTTTCCTAAAACTATTATGCTTATCTCACACTAAACAAGTCCTTAATAGATGTGTTGAGTCAAAATTAGACAAGTATCTTCTTGTATATATTTCCAGGTATtggaaataatttgaaaataacttaatttaCTGATAACAACCCCAGGTGTACCCTTAATAGACAATCAATTACTTgtagttatttattattataaataaaaaataaactattggCCTCACAAACTAGAccttattacttttgtttaggTCAACTAATAACGGTccaattaatttagaaattgtaTGCTTTTAGACCAAGCACATAACTATTTAGTACGACTTTTTATTTTGGTGCATGCATGTATAAATGagtcaaaaagaattatttatttttaccctAGGAGCTACCAACTCACAACGTTCGAATCGGAAGTGAGAATACTTTTTATTCTCTTTGTGATCTGAACTAATAATTTTTGAGTTGAAGGTGCGAATTGCCTATCATCCGATCCGAGCAACTAAAAGCACAGATCAAAACCAACCGTTCACTCGTAAATAAGCGAATTGTCCATCCCTAACGTTGATTCCGTCTATTCCACTACAAACTGCAGTTCTTTTTATTAACTATCTCTTCTAAATTTTAAAGTGTGTCATGCAGTTTATGTGATAGATAGAATCTTGAATTTCTTCCAAcaataaaagtatataaaaaaatctgctaactttttttttgatgaaatgaattttattatttatttgcttACGATCAAtagcaaataaataaataaatatatttttaaaaaaactattgaGGTCGACGAAACAATGATTCTTCTTCgagtaatttttatatatagcaaacaaaaactattatagctataatttgcataattgcgctccataacaaccataaatatgtatatttcgctatacatatataaaaaaaagcaGATGTGTTATCaaagaaagcagttgtataattcgctatacatgtaaaaaagaaagcagttgtatacaaaatatcaattgtataatttgtgtgtgtataaaacgagaaagagagaaagaataaaagaaaactgGGCAGGAAAATATGAGTGTTGTACAATTTTAAATGTatagaacgaaaatatatgtatttgcatgtgtatatatacaattttttcgcGCCACactttatacatttcgtttctatttgtataagtgagagaggcgagggtggcgagcgagatctgggagactGACAAGCAAGATCTCGGGGAGaaggaaacaaaaatatatgtatatatataattttttcttgcttcatataaacacaaacacattttatacatttgtgtttgtatgaaAACGAGAGGGAGCGAGCGAgcgagggagagtggcgagcgagagtttcAGAGAGAGAAGTGAGTGACAAATAGTTTGCTGCAGGGCACAACTAAATCTAAGtgtaattatgatatttaatttaatttattaatttgtcattatatacaattttccctacttGTTATGACCGATTTTCCTACCCAAACTACATCTTTGTGCCATGCGACTTGGAGCAACGGCTATTACATTTCTACGACACCTAGTAAAATTGGCTCTAGAAGTTCTCCGATATTGCGTATTAACAATTAATTGAATGGAAAAAAAAGTGGACAATACGACGTATAGcccaaggaaaaaaaatataatgctTCAAGTTTGCTTGCAACTCTTTTTACTGTGATACTTTCTGGCATAGCCTCAAGTGTTGAAACGAATCAGTGATTACTCATGAAATAGGAAAGCATCACAAGCAATTTTCGTCCGTTACATTGACAGTAACACCAAATTAAAACCTTTGCACAGATAAGTAGTTGTAATCAAGAACATACCTTTCACTCACCACTAGAACTTCTGAATACCAAAAGGCTTAAAGAATAAGTTGTTTTTTGTGTCGAGAAGGGAGTAAGGGAAGCACTACCATTTTCTCCATCCTCCATCTTCTGTAAGCTAGAAGAGAATCAGAAAAGCTTGATGGTCATAgtctcaacaacaacaacatacccacaAGTGGGATCTGGAGAGCATAGAATGTACACAAGTTTTATCACTACCTCGTAAAGATGGAGAGCATGTTCCTGATAGACCAGCATAACAAAGTAGCTACGATAGAAAACatgtcaaagaaaaaaaactacaatGAAATAGTGCAATAATCGAAGTAGAAGAGACAGTCGAAAGTAGCACCCATGGATTGAAGGACAACAAACTACCAGCCAATGCTTAACTACCTACTATCATCCTACACTAATCTATGTCCTCCATAACTTCTCATATCTAAGACCATGTCCTGTTTAATCACGTCTCGCCAATACTTTGATGGCTATACTTTTAAGAGAAACAAAGACCTCCCTGATACAATACTGAATACCAATGTATTATATTCTGATCATGGATCTCAGTTCGCAAAGCGACGTTACCAAACCTTATAGAATATGCATTCTTCATATCGTACCTAACTTTTACCTTCTAGAGGATAAAGTTAAAGGTAGAATAAGTATCAACTACCAAGCAAGAATGGTTAACCATTACAAGGCAACACATTCAAGGGGCACCAAACTTTATGCTCATGTCCTATTTGGATTACACTTATTAAGTATATCACAAGGATAACATAATCATCTAGAGGTCTGTAGTTCTGATGCAGCATCCTTGTCTAAAAACCAGGTCAGTTCCTCTTCAGCTGAAACCTCAGTACAAGGGGGAGGAATTCCATCAGGAGGAGGCGCATTACCCAAAGCGACATCAACCATATGAGCTAACTCTGCTCCTGTGACCACCATTGCTATCTCTGAAGCCGAATTAATTACCGGAAAGGTGAAAGTAATCCTTGGTGGAGGAGGTTTTGGTGAGTCTGTAATGAAGGTGACCAGCCGCTCCTTCTCGTGGCGGTGAGGATGCAAAGGAAACAAAGACGCTACATGTCCATCTGGCCCCATACCTAATAGCATAAGATCAAATTTGGGGAATCCAGTAATTGCTGATAACGGAAGAACTTTGCTCTCAATCAATTGTTTCAGACGAGCTTCGTAATCAGCAGCTGCACCCTCAGGTGACTCCTTGTCATTAATCGCATAAATGTTAGAAGAGGGGATCGGAACCTGCCAAAAGAAGCCAATCATCCAATTAATTTCTGAAGGTCACCAGTCTAGCCTACTCAAATCTCTGGTATGTAAATTCATTGTGCATCATAAACTACTAGCTTATCCGACGAACTTGAAAACTTATCGAAACtcaacaatttcaacaataTAATGAAAACACAAAAAGGAAGAGTCGATCTGATCTATTGATGTACCTTAGAAAGAAACCCATCCGAAGCAAGTTTATAATTGCTATCATCGTGACCTAGAGGAACCACTCTTTCGTCTACCCAAAAAATCCACCATTTCGACCAATCAATTGAGTCTTTGTACGGCGGCTCTACCAATTTCCTGTTCCAAAAGAAATCTGAAATTAAAGGGACCTAAAAAC
Proteins encoded in this region:
- the LOC101263711 gene encoding probable 6-phosphogluconolactonase 4, chloroplastic yields the protein MATQKGKKTVLKFDSEEDVSKALAKYTAELSEKFIKQKGSFTVVLSGGSLIDTMRKLVEPPYKDSIDWSKWWIFWVDERVVPLGHDDSNYKLASDGFLSKVPIPSSNIYAINDKESPEGAAADYEARLKQLIESKVLPLSAITGFPKFDLMLLGMGPDGHVASLFPLHPHRHEKERLVTFITDSPKPPPPRITFTFPVINSASEIAMVVTGAELAHMVDVALGNAPPPDGIPPPCTEVSAEEELTWFLDKDAASELQTSR